A window of Candidatus Methanoperedens sp. genomic DNA:
TAGGTCCAACCGGGCAGGCGGGCTTTGTGCTGGCAAAGGGTTCGCTGACCACCAAAACCAACAATGAAGGCGAGATACGCAGGGCAATGGTTGAAAATGATTTGATAGACTGTATAGTGAATCTCCCGACAAAGTTATTCCTGAATACCCAGATACCTGCATGCCTGTGGTTTTTAAGCCGGAATAAACAGAAGCAAAAAGGCAAGATATTGTTTATTGATGCCCGCAACATGGGATTTTTAATAAACCGCAGGAACAGGGATCTATCCGATGAAGACATTGCACTGATCGCAGGAACTTATCATAACTGGCGCACAGGTGAAAGAGAATATAAGGATGTGCAGGGTTTCTGCAAGTCGGCAACACTGGATGAAGTGAAAGCGCTGAACTATGTGTTGACACCTGGCAGGTATATTGGGTTGGCTGATGATGAAGACGAATTCAATTTTAGTGAAAGGTTCAATGCCCTGAAATCTGAACTGAAAAGCAGATAGCGGACGAGGCTGAACTGAATGCAGTTATTAAAGAAAATCTTGGCAAGATCAAGGTAAATGTATGATGCTGAGTAAATCTTTTTTCAACGATATAAGAGCCATTCTTCAACAGGCAAGGCAGAAAGCATATACTGCTGTTAACTTTGTCATGGTAGAGGCTTACTGGCATATAGGTAAACGGATTGTTGAGGAAGAGCAGCATGGGGAAGCTCGCGCAGAATATGGTAAACAACTTATCAAAGAACTTTCAAAACAACTTACATCAGAGTTTGGCAAAGGATTTTCAGAAGCGAATATTAAAAATTTCAGGCAATTTTATCTTGCATTTCCATCTGATGAAATTAGCTACACACTGCGTAGCGAATTGACTTGGAGTCACTACCGACTGATTATGCGTGTGGAAAACCCTGAAGCAAGGCAGTATTACATTAATGAATCTGCTGAGCAAAATTGGAGTACCCGCGCCCTTGAACGCCAGATAAACTCGCTTTATTATGAACGTATTCTTACAAGCCGGAACAAAGCGCCTGTCATCGAGGAGATGCAGGAAAAGGCCGTCAGTCTTGCCCAAACTCCGCAGGATTTTATTAAAGATCCTTATGTTCTTGAGTTCCTTGGTATGCCCGACTCTTCGCAGTTCAGGGAGTCAGAACTGGAACAGGCTATTATTGATAATCTGAAAGATTTTATCCTTGAACTTGGTAAAGGATTTGCTTTCGTTGCCAGGCAAAAGAGAATAACTACCGAAACATCGGATT
This region includes:
- a CDS encoding DUF1016 domain-containing protein, with protein sequence MMLSKSFFNDIRAILQQARQKAYTAVNFVMVEAYWHIGKRIVEEEQHGEARAEYGKQLIKELSKQLTSEFGKGFSEANIKNFRQFYLAFPSDEISYTLRSELTWSHYRLIMRVENPEARQYYINESAEQNWSTRALERQINSLYYERILTSRNKAPVIEEMQEKAVSLAQTPQDFIKDPYVLEFLGMPDSSQFRESELEQAIIDNLKDFILELGKGFAFVARQKRITTETSDFYIDLVFYNYLLKCFVLIDIKTGKLTHQDIGQMDMYVRLFEDRMKTEGDNPTIGLLLCTEKDEIIVRYSVLKESKQLFASKYRLILPTEEELKAELEREKHLILEQKGFYE